A genomic stretch from Setaria viridis chromosome 1, Setaria_viridis_v4.0, whole genome shotgun sequence includes:
- the LOC117865926 gene encoding subtilisin-like protease SBT3.9 isoform X1, translated as MDLLSAACSALLLVLVLMLPLSANASSKLYIVYMGEKKHDDPSVVTASHHDVLASVLGSKDEAMKSIRYSYKYGFSGFAAMLTKSQAETIKSLPGVVSVKPNTRYQTATTRSWDFLGLHYYQTSAPDLLRKAKYGEDIIVGVVDTGIWPESRSFDDSGYGPVPARWRGVCQIGAEFNATSCNRKIIGARWYTGGLDAEKLKVDYLSARGMDGHGTHVASIIAGSLVRNVSHGGLAGGVARGGAPRARLAVYKACWLTAGCDVAAILAAIDDAINDGVDVLSLSVAAPETELPGTLHAVARGIPVVFGAGNNGPAAQTILNAVPWVLTVAATTIDRSFPTVVSLGNNEKLVGQSVNYNASVNSDDFHALLFAGSCDEQTLSFTNVTGNVLLCYAPWEASSKPPPQGFSSAVTGVSKAGAKGLIFAQHNSNILEQYTKACSQYFMPCVLVDFEIAHRIESYVKSVEMPVVKISRTFSVVGNGVLSPRVAAFSSRGPSIDFPAIIKPDIAAPGASILAAVRGSYQLDSGTSMACPHVSAVVALLKSIHPHWSPAMIKSAIITTASVADRFGMPIQAEGVPRKLADPFDFGGGQIDPDRAMDPGLVYDIDAGEYTKFFSCTLGPDDNCVTYMGQLYQLNLPSIAVPDLKETVTVRRTVTNVGPAKAAYRAVVEAPPGVDVSVEPWVIKFSENGSKEATFRVTFTARQRVQGGYTFGSLTWLDGNTHSVRIPIAVRTVIQDFIADTS; from the exons ATGGATTTGCTATCAGCTGCCTGCTCCGCTTTGCTTCTGGTGCTAGTACTTATGCTTCCCCTTTCAGCTAATGCATCGAGTAAA CTGTATATTGTTTACATGGGAGAGAAGAAACACGACGATCCATCTGTGGTCACCGCATCGCACCACGATGTACTCGCATCTGTTCTTGGAAG CAAGGATGAAGCCATGAAATCCATACGTTACAGTTACAAGTATGGATTTTCCGGGTTTGCGGCGATGCTCACGAAGTCCCAAGCCGAGACAATTAAGA GTCTACCTGGGGTCGTTAGTGTTAAGCCTAACACTCGTTACCAAACCGCAACAACTCGGAGCTGGGATTTTCTTGGCCTTCACTACTACCAAACGTCGGCACCAGACCTCCTCCGGAAAGCAAAGTACGGGGAAGATATCATCGTTGGGGTAGTTGACACAG GCATATGGCCTGAATCACGAAGCTTTGACGATAGCGGATATGGCCCTGTGCCGGCGAGGTGGAGAGGCGTATGTCAGATTGGTGCCGAGTTCAACGCCACGAGCTGCAACAGGAAGATCATCGGCGCACGCTGGTACACCGGCGGATTGGATGCCGAGAAACTCAAGGTCGACTACTTGTCTGCCAGGGGCATGGACGGGCACGGCACGCATGTGGCCTCCATCATCGCCGGTAGCCTAGTGAGGAACGTGAGCCacggcggcctcgccggcggtgtAGCGCGTGGCGGGGCGCCTCGCGCGCGGTTGGCCGTCTACAAGGCTTGCTGGCTGACGGCCGGCTGCGACGTTGCCGCGATCCTCGCTGCCATCGACGACGCCATAAACGACGGCGTGGATGTGCTGTCCCTGTCGGTGGCTGCGCCAGAAACAGAGCTCCCCGGGACGCTGCACGCCGTGGCGAGAGGGATCCCGGTCGTGTTCGGCGCCGGTAACAACGGCCCCGCAGCGCAGACGATTTTGAACGCCGTGCCGTGGGTCTTGACAGTGGCAGCCACCACCATCGATCGGTCCTTCCCGACCGTGGTGTCGCTCGGGAACAACGAGAAGCTAGTG GGGCAATCAGTCAACTACAATGCATCCGTGAATAGCGACGATTTCCACGCGCTTTTATTTGCGGGCAG CTGCGACGAACAGACGCTGTCGTTTACCAACGTCACCGGCAACGTCTTGCTGTGCTACGCCCCATGGGAGGCGTcctccaagccgccgccgcaaggATTCAGCAGCGCCGTGACCGGCGTCAGCAAGGCAGGGGCCAAGGGCCTGATCTTCGCGCAACACAACAGCAACATACTCGAGCAGTACACCAAGGCCTGCAGCCAGTACTTCATGCCCTGCGTGTTAGTGGACTTCGAGATCGCACACAGGATCGAGTCCTACGTCAAGAGCGTGGA GATGCCGGTGGTGAAGATCTCGCGGACCTTCAGCGTTGTCGGCAATGGGGTTCTGTCTCCTAGGGTCGCCGCGTTCTCGTCGAGAGGCCCCAGCATCGACTTCCCTGCCATAATTAAG CCTGACATAGCTGCACCAGGAGCCAGCATCTTAGCAGCTGTGCGCGGGTCATACCAGCTCGATTCTGGGACGTCCATGGCGTGCCCGCACGTCTCGGCTGTCGTCGCGCTGCTCAAGTCGATTCACCCTCACTGGTCGCCTGCCATGATCAAGTCCGCCATCATCACCACAG CATCGGTGGCTGATCGTTTCGGCATGCCAATCCAAGCGGAAGGGGTCCCAAGGAAATTGGCTGACCCTTTCGATTTTGGAGGGGGGCAGATCGACCCCGACAGGGCCATGGATCCCGGCCTGGTCTATGACATAGACGCCGGTGAATACACCAAGTTCTTCAGCTGCACCCTTGGGCCAGACGATAATTGTGTCACCTACATGGGGCAGCTGTACCAGCTTAACCTCCCATCCATCGCCGTGCCGGACCTCAAAGAGACTGTAACGGTGAGACGCACAGTCACCAACGTTGGCCCAGCTAAGGCAGCATATCGGGCTGTGGTCGAAGCTCCACCAGGGGTGGATGTGTCGGTGGAGCCTTGGGTGATAAAGTTTAGTGAGAACGGTAGCAAGGAAGCAACTTTTAGGGTGACATTCACGGCGAGGCAGAGGGTGCAGGGTGGCTACACCTTTGGGAGTTTGACATGGTTGGATGGTAATACCCACTCGGTGAGAATCCCGATTGCAGTCCGCACTGTGATCCAAGACTTCATTGCCGACACATCATAG
- the LOC117865926 gene encoding subtilisin-like protease SBT3.9 isoform X2, giving the protein MDLLSAACSALLLVLVLMLPLSANASSKLYIVYMGEKKHDDPSVVTASHHDVLASVLGSKDEAMKSIRYSYKYGFSGFAAMLTKSQAETIKSLPGVVSVKPNTRYQTATTRSWDFLGLHYYQTSAPDLLRKAKYGEDIIVGVVDTGIWPESRSFDDSGYGPVPARWRGVCQIGAEFNATSCNRKIIGARWYTGGLDAEKLKVDYLSARGMDGHGTHVASIIAGSLVRNVSHGGLAGGVARGGAPRARLAVYKACWLTAGCDVAAILAAIDDAINDGVDVLSLSVAAPETELPGTLHAVARGIPVVFGAGNNGPAAQTILNAVPWVLTVAATTIDRSFPTVVSLGNNEKLVGQSVNYNASVNSDDFHALLFAGSCDEQTLSFTNVTGNVLLCYAPWEASSKPPPQGFSSAVTGVSKAGAKGLIFAQHNSNILEQYTKACSQYFMPCVLVDFEIAHRIESYVKSVEMPVVKISRTFSVVGNGVLSPRVAAFSSRGPSIDFPAIIKLSRSVRTA; this is encoded by the exons ATGGATTTGCTATCAGCTGCCTGCTCCGCTTTGCTTCTGGTGCTAGTACTTATGCTTCCCCTTTCAGCTAATGCATCGAGTAAA CTGTATATTGTTTACATGGGAGAGAAGAAACACGACGATCCATCTGTGGTCACCGCATCGCACCACGATGTACTCGCATCTGTTCTTGGAAG CAAGGATGAAGCCATGAAATCCATACGTTACAGTTACAAGTATGGATTTTCCGGGTTTGCGGCGATGCTCACGAAGTCCCAAGCCGAGACAATTAAGA GTCTACCTGGGGTCGTTAGTGTTAAGCCTAACACTCGTTACCAAACCGCAACAACTCGGAGCTGGGATTTTCTTGGCCTTCACTACTACCAAACGTCGGCACCAGACCTCCTCCGGAAAGCAAAGTACGGGGAAGATATCATCGTTGGGGTAGTTGACACAG GCATATGGCCTGAATCACGAAGCTTTGACGATAGCGGATATGGCCCTGTGCCGGCGAGGTGGAGAGGCGTATGTCAGATTGGTGCCGAGTTCAACGCCACGAGCTGCAACAGGAAGATCATCGGCGCACGCTGGTACACCGGCGGATTGGATGCCGAGAAACTCAAGGTCGACTACTTGTCTGCCAGGGGCATGGACGGGCACGGCACGCATGTGGCCTCCATCATCGCCGGTAGCCTAGTGAGGAACGTGAGCCacggcggcctcgccggcggtgtAGCGCGTGGCGGGGCGCCTCGCGCGCGGTTGGCCGTCTACAAGGCTTGCTGGCTGACGGCCGGCTGCGACGTTGCCGCGATCCTCGCTGCCATCGACGACGCCATAAACGACGGCGTGGATGTGCTGTCCCTGTCGGTGGCTGCGCCAGAAACAGAGCTCCCCGGGACGCTGCACGCCGTGGCGAGAGGGATCCCGGTCGTGTTCGGCGCCGGTAACAACGGCCCCGCAGCGCAGACGATTTTGAACGCCGTGCCGTGGGTCTTGACAGTGGCAGCCACCACCATCGATCGGTCCTTCCCGACCGTGGTGTCGCTCGGGAACAACGAGAAGCTAGTG GGGCAATCAGTCAACTACAATGCATCCGTGAATAGCGACGATTTCCACGCGCTTTTATTTGCGGGCAG CTGCGACGAACAGACGCTGTCGTTTACCAACGTCACCGGCAACGTCTTGCTGTGCTACGCCCCATGGGAGGCGTcctccaagccgccgccgcaaggATTCAGCAGCGCCGTGACCGGCGTCAGCAAGGCAGGGGCCAAGGGCCTGATCTTCGCGCAACACAACAGCAACATACTCGAGCAGTACACCAAGGCCTGCAGCCAGTACTTCATGCCCTGCGTGTTAGTGGACTTCGAGATCGCACACAGGATCGAGTCCTACGTCAAGAGCGTGGA GATGCCGGTGGTGAAGATCTCGCGGACCTTCAGCGTTGTCGGCAATGGGGTTCTGTCTCCTAGGGTCGCCGCGTTCTCGTCGAGAGGCCCCAGCATCGACTTCCCTGCCATAATTAAG TTGTCCCGTTCCGTTCGAACAGCCTGA
- the LOC117865936 gene encoding uncharacterized protein yields the protein MLEGKARVEDTDMPARMQAAATSAASRALDLFDVADCRAIAGHIKTEFDKRYGVGWQCVVGANFGCFFTHTSGTFIYFSLERLSFLLFKAAAAVDAT from the exons ATGCTGGAGGGGAAGGCGCGGGTGGAGGACACGGACATGCCGGCGCGGATGCAGGCCGCGgcgacctccgccgcctcccgcgcgctcGACCTCTTCGACGTCGCCGACTgccgcgccatcgccggccACATCAAGACG GAGTTCGACAAGCGGTACGGCGTGGGGTGGCAGTGCGTGGTGGGCGCCAACTTCGGGTGCTTCTTCACCCACACCAGCGGCACCTTCATCTACTTCTCCCTCGAGcgcctctccttcctcctcttcaaggccgccgccgccgtcgacgccacCTGA